From the genome of Fusobacterium varium, one region includes:
- the ssa1 gene encoding Serotype-specific antigen 1 precursor — protein MDIRNKYWKMITIFYLCLFFSNCGSSGGGSSSSSNNNIAPPPPQNITMDFKKSDTIIGVIDSSFSYLDEFKDSSGKYRIFIDNSFPTDPEERKTSSYTHGELVSLLIGGNKTGVTDGVKIYAIPSFLAYSDQIKIQGSMYQKMYQAGVRIFSQSFGSPTNDLTSEKFPASSSLVNFYISRSSTDSLFIFAAGNNGKNNPAAEALFPKLYPKAEKGWISVVGINPATKLIDPESNRAGDAKNWTIAANYAVTVNKTSGVTVYTTTAYGTSFAAPVVAGAAGAIQLKYPWMSRDLIKQSLLTTATDLGATGVDDIYGWGLLNLEKAINGPAAFDKRLTFDENGYRSNDVIIDMEGYPSSASDIDSYTFSNNISGNAGVIKKGSGTLWFTGYNTYSGQTTIQDGVLTVTNHLNSDVVIEKNGTMRAVGLISPLGTVERTVTVNGNIKNTSSSLEGLSISRGGLKINGNYTGNSLSSISIDITSALEVTGTFNNENGKINITYGSKNIPSASVYTTKDIIIAGAVQNTTVGDIDTSTLNNYFDLQNITVTGQKIHLDYKRNSTEYVVSSLGITSVSAMNTALNLENSFSYIGNDDTLLRAASGILATPNALLPRTIDSLSAEIYASSQNLIFKQLKEMNRDLSNRMILISNDKNKNMAGIWFNGIGTKGELYQSGYAKADTKLYGGQIGIDKYFTDKLLLGATISASKAEADFNKYAGKAENTNVMLSGYGLYEFNKNFYTLGRIGIGYTESDVERDIWINNDNIHLKTDYDSITYSLYGELGYKFSITEK, from the coding sequence ATGGACATACGTAATAAATATTGGAAAATGATAACGATTTTTTATCTATGTTTATTTTTTAGTAATTGTGGTAGCAGTGGTGGGGGCAGCTCCTCTTCATCTAATAATAATATTGCTCCTCCTCCTCCACAAAATATAACCATGGATTTTAAAAAATCCGATACTATTATAGGGGTTATCGATTCTTCTTTTTCGTATCTTGATGAATTTAAAGATTCTTCAGGAAAATACAGAATATTTATAGATAACAGCTTCCCTACTGATCCTGAGGAAAGAAAAACCAGTTCCTATACACATGGAGAACTAGTATCCCTTCTTATAGGAGGTAATAAAACTGGTGTCACTGATGGAGTAAAAATTTATGCTATTCCATCTTTTTTGGCATATAGTGATCAAATAAAAATACAGGGAAGTATGTATCAAAAAATGTATCAAGCAGGAGTAAGAATATTCAGTCAATCCTTCGGAAGTCCAACTAATGACTTAACTTCTGAAAAATTTCCTGCTTCCAGTTCTTTAGTCAATTTTTATATAAGTAGATCTTCTACTGATAGTTTATTTATTTTTGCTGCAGGAAACAATGGAAAAAATAATCCTGCTGCTGAAGCTCTTTTTCCTAAACTTTATCCAAAAGCTGAAAAAGGTTGGATATCTGTTGTAGGAATAAATCCTGCAACAAAACTAATAGACCCTGAATCTAATAGAGCAGGAGATGCAAAAAATTGGACTATTGCTGCAAACTATGCAGTTACAGTGAATAAAACATCTGGTGTTACTGTTTATACTACTACAGCATATGGAACTTCTTTTGCTGCTCCTGTAGTAGCCGGTGCTGCTGGTGCCATTCAATTAAAATATCCATGGATGTCCAGAGATCTTATCAAACAATCTTTGTTAACTACAGCAACAGATTTAGGAGCTACTGGGGTGGATGATATTTATGGTTGGGGATTATTAAATTTAGAAAAAGCAATAAATGGACCTGCTGCCTTTGATAAAAGACTTACCTTTGATGAAAATGGTTATCGTTCAAATGATGTAATTATAGATATGGAAGGATATCCCTCTTCTGCCAGTGATATTGACAGTTATACTTTTTCAAATAACATATCTGGAAATGCTGGTGTTATAAAAAAAGGTTCTGGAACATTATGGTTTACAGGTTACAATACTTATTCTGGTCAAACTACTATACAGGATGGAGTGCTTACTGTTACAAATCATTTAAATTCAGATGTAGTAATAGAAAAAAATGGTACAATGAGGGCTGTTGGGCTTATTTCTCCTTTGGGTACTGTTGAAAGGACTGTTACTGTAAATGGAAATATAAAAAATACCTCTTCATCTTTGGAAGGATTGAGTATATCCAGAGGTGGACTAAAAATAAATGGAAATTATACAGGAAACAGTTTAAGTTCTATCAGTATTGACATAACATCTGCTTTAGAAGTAACTGGAACATTTAACAATGAAAATGGTAAAATAAATATTACCTATGGAAGTAAAAATATTCCATCAGCTTCAGTATATACTACTAAAGATATAATCATAGCTGGAGCTGTTCAAAATACAACAGTTGGTGATATTGATACTAGTACTCTAAATAATTATTTTGATCTTCAGAATATAACTGTTACAGGACAGAAAATACATTTAGATTATAAAAGAAATTCTACTGAATATGTAGTAAGTAGTCTTGGTATAACATCTGTTTCTGCTATGAATACAGCTTTAAATTTAGAAAATTCTTTTAGTTATATTGGAAACGATGATACTCTTTTAAGAGCAGCTTCAGGAATATTAGCCACTCCTAATGCTCTGCTTCCAAGAACTATTGATTCTCTGTCTGCTGAAATATATGCTTCATCTCAAAATCTTATATTTAAACAGTTAAAAGAAATGAACAGAGATCTTTCTAACAGAATGATATTGATTTCAAATGATAAAAATAAAAATATGGCTGGAATATGGTTCAATGGAATAGGAACAAAAGGAGAACTTTATCAAAGTGGTTATGCTAAAGCAGATACTAAACTATATGGTGGACAAATAGGAATAGATAAATATTTTACAGATAAACTTCTATTAGGAGCTACTATTTCTGCTTCAAAAGCTGAAGCTGATTTTAATAAATATGCTGGTAAAGCTGAAAATACAAATGTTATGCTGTCTGGATATGGTTTATATGAATTTAATAAAAATTTCTATACTTTAGGAAGAATAGGAATAGGCTATACAGAGAGCGATGTTGAAAGAGATATCTGGATAAATAATGATAATATCCATCTAAAGACAGATTATGATAGTATTACTTACTCTTTATATGGAGAATTAGGATATAAATTTTCTATTACTGAAAAATAA
- the deoC gene encoding Deoxyribose-phosphate aldolase, translated as MTKKDILKIVDHTLLTQTSTWEQIKEILDDGMKYETASACIPPSFVKRAKEYVKESLPICTVIGFPNGYNTTAVKVFETEEAVKNGADEIDMVINMGDLKDKKYDIILNEIKDIHKACKGKILKVIIETCLLTEDEKIKMCEIVTESGAEYIKTSTGFSTSGATLEDVFLMKKYVGKNVKIKAAGGISSFEDAEKFIEAGADRLGTSRLVKIIKIEDI; from the coding sequence ATGACTAAGAAAGATATATTGAAAATAGTGGATCATACTCTTTTGACTCAAACTTCTACATGGGAACAGATAAAAGAAATACTTGATGATGGAATGAAATATGAAACGGCTTCAGCCTGTATACCTCCATCATTTGTAAAAAGAGCTAAAGAATATGTAAAGGAATCTCTTCCTATATGCACTGTAATAGGGTTTCCAAATGGTTACAATACAACAGCTGTAAAAGTGTTTGAAACAGAAGAAGCAGTAAAAAATGGTGCTGATGAAATAGATATGGTAATCAATATGGGAGATTTGAAAGATAAAAAATATGATATTATTTTAAATGAGATAAAAGATATCCACAAGGCTTGTAAAGGGAAAATATTAAAAGTAATTATTGAAACTTGTCTTTTGACTGAAGATGAAAAAATAAAAATGTGTGAAATAGTTACTGAATCAGGAGCTGAATATATCAAGACTTCTACAGGGTTTTCTACCTCTGGGGCTACATTGGAAGATGTTTTTCTTATGAAAAAATATGTAGGAAAGAATGTGAAAATAAAGGCAGCTGGTGGGATAAGTTCTTTTGAAGATGCAGAAAAATTTATAGAGGCAGGAGCAGATAGATTAGGAACAAGCAGACTGGTAAAAATAATAAAAATAGAGGATATCTAA
- the udp gene encoding Uridine phosphorylase, which translates to MKYAEEGVQYHIGIKKGDVGKYVILPGDPKRCEKISKYFEDAKLIADNREFITYTGYLDGIKVSVTSTGIGGPSAAIALEELVKSGADTFLRVGTCGGMQTEIMGGDIVIATGAIRMEGTSREYAPIEFPAVANIEIVNAFIQAAKDLGEKYHTGIVQCKDSFYGQHEPEIKPVSYELMNKWEAWIRLGCKASEMESAALFVIGDYLKVRVGSAFLVVANQEREKAGLENPVVHDTDAAIRLAVEAIRNLIKTDIPD; encoded by the coding sequence ATGAAATATGCAGAAGAAGGAGTTCAATATCATATAGGAATAAAAAAAGGTGATGTTGGAAAATATGTAATACTTCCAGGAGATCCAAAACGTTGTGAAAAAATATCAAAATACTTTGAAGATGCAAAACTTATAGCAGATAATAGAGAATTTATAACATATACTGGATACCTTGATGGTATAAAAGTAAGTGTTACTTCTACAGGGATAGGTGGACCGTCAGCAGCTATCGCTTTAGAAGAACTCGTAAAATCAGGAGCAGATACATTTTTGCGTGTAGGAACATGTGGAGGAATGCAGACTGAAATTATGGGAGGGGATATAGTAATTGCTACTGGAGCAATAAGAATGGAAGGAACTAGCAGAGAATATGCTCCAATAGAATTTCCAGCAGTTGCAAACATAGAAATAGTAAATGCTTTTATTCAAGCAGCAAAAGATTTAGGAGAAAAGTATCATACAGGAATAGTTCAATGTAAAGATTCTTTTTATGGACAGCATGAACCTGAAATAAAACCAGTAAGTTATGAATTAATGAATAAATGGGAAGCATGGATACGTCTTGGCTGTAAAGCTTCTGAAATGGAGTCTGCAGCACTTTTTGTAATAGGAGATTATTTAAAAGTACGTGTAGGATCAGCATTTTTAGTAGTAGCTAATCAAGAAAGAGAAAAGGCTGGGCTTGAAAATCCAGTTGTACATGATACAGATGCAGCAATAAGATTGGCTGTAGAAGCTATACGTAATCTTATAAAAACAGATATACCAGATTAA
- a CDS encoding ParB/RepB/Spo0J family partition protein — translation MRYIKTKKGNIALPVMNPIIVPIYKVEPNKYNPNKVAINNMELLERSILDNGFCFAVVTIYDQNRDKYIIVDGFHRYEIFKKYFKAKEIPIIVLEHEIEKRMAATVQFNRARGVHQVELMGELVRELCEKGLEDEKIAQSLGMEEEEVFRLKQITGIAEIFKNKAYSKSWEMLEVDDE, via the coding sequence ATGAGATATATAAAAACAAAAAAAGGAAATATAGCACTTCCTGTTATGAATCCTATTATAGTTCCTATATACAAGGTAGAACCAAACAAATACAATCCAAACAAGGTTGCAATTAATAATATGGAATTATTAGAAAGATCTATCTTAGATAATGGATTTTGTTTTGCTGTAGTTACTATATATGATCAAAATAGGGATAAATATATAATAGTTGATGGTTTTCATCGATATGAAATTTTTAAAAAATATTTCAAAGCTAAAGAAATTCCAATAATTGTATTAGAGCATGAGATAGAAAAAAGAATGGCTGCAACAGTACAATTTAACAGAGCTAGAGGAGTTCATCAAGTTGAACTTATGGGGGAATTAGTCAGAGAATTATGTGAAAAAGGTCTTGAAGATGAGAAAATAGCCCAATCTCTAGGAATGGAAGAAGAAGAGGTTTTTAGACTAAAACAGATAACAGGTATTGCAGAAATTTTTAAAAATAAAGCTTATTCAAAAAGCTGGGAAATGCTGGAGGTTGATGATGAGTGA
- the deoB gene encoding Phosphopentomutase — translation MRKYKRIFTIVIDSLGIGAMDDAEKYGDTGADTLGHIADSVEKFNIPNLQKLGLANLHLMKNVKAVEKPLAYYGELKERSIGKDTMTGHWEMMGLNIRTPFKTFTETGFPKELIDELEKRFERKIVGNKSASGTEILEEYGEHEIATGDVIVYTSADSVLQICGNEETMGLETLYRFCEIARELTMRDEWKVGRVIARPYIGMKKGEFKRTSNRHDYALKPFGKTTLDVLKTGGFDVISVGKIRDIFDGEGITEAYKSKSSVHGMEQTLELLDKDFTGLCFVNLVDFDALWGHRRNPKGYAEELEKFDINLGKLLEKLQENDLLIITADHGNDPTFRGTDHTRERVPFIAYSPSMKGAGALPVADTFAVIGATIADNFDVVMPENTIGSSILDELK, via the coding sequence ATGAGAAAGTATAAGAGAATATTTACTATAGTTATTGATTCATTGGGAATAGGAGCTATGGACGATGCTGAAAAGTATGGAGATACAGGGGCAGATACATTAGGACACATAGCTGATTCAGTGGAAAAATTTAATATACCAAATCTTCAAAAATTAGGACTTGCTAATCTTCATCTAATGAAAAATGTAAAAGCAGTAGAAAAACCTCTTGCCTATTATGGAGAACTTAAAGAAAGAAGTATAGGAAAGGATACTATGACTGGGCACTGGGAAATGATGGGACTAAATATAAGAACTCCATTTAAAACATTTACAGAAACTGGATTTCCTAAAGAATTAATTGATGAGCTAGAGAAAAGATTTGAACGTAAAATAGTTGGAAATAAATCAGCTAGTGGAACAGAGATATTGGAGGAATATGGAGAGCATGAAATAGCTACTGGAGATGTAATAGTATATACCAGTGCTGACTCAGTTCTTCAGATATGTGGAAACGAAGAAACTATGGGGCTTGAAACTCTGTACAGATTTTGTGAAATAGCAAGAGAACTTACTATGAGAGATGAATGGAAAGTAGGAAGAGTAATAGCCAGACCATATATTGGAATGAAAAAAGGAGAATTTAAACGTACAAGTAATCGTCATGATTATGCTCTGAAACCATTTGGAAAGACAACTTTAGATGTGTTGAAAACAGGAGGATTTGATGTAATATCTGTTGGAAAAATTAGAGATATCTTTGATGGTGAAGGAATAACAGAAGCATATAAATCAAAAAGCTCTGTACATGGTATGGAACAAACTTTGGAACTTTTAGATAAAGACTTTACTGGATTATGTTTTGTGAATTTAGTTGACTTTGATGCTTTATGGGGGCATAGACGAAATCCCAAAGGGTATGCAGAAGAATTAGAAAAATTTGATATAAATTTAGGAAAATTACTGGAAAAGCTTCAAGAAAATGACCTTTTGATAATAACTGCTGATCATGGAAATGATCCTACATTTAGAGGAACTGATCATACAAGAGAAAGAGTTCCCTTTATAGCATATTCACCTTCTATGAAAGGAGCAGGAGCTTTACCAGTAGCAGATACATTTGCTGTAATAGGAGCTACTATTGCTGATAATTTTGATGTAGTGATGCCTGAAAATACAATAGGAAGCTCTATACTTGATGAATTAAAATAA
- a CDS encoding Predicted phosphoadenosine phosphosulfate sulfotransferase encodes MKRSMIKQMYSNKNVLEVSKERISFLFDNFKNICVSISGGKDSTVLAYLTLKEAVKRNRKVGLFFLDEEVVYSSTVKQIKYLMNLFPQNTINYWLQVEFNLTNATSITEGQLKCWEKNKSHLWMRPKEKNSIQNKPWDIETETVRDKNKGFGFYDAIDNFQKLKSDTIFLVGLRATESPNRWGAVVKNPVDVNGTLIYWGTKLKYGSFSFYPIYDWNFHDIWKYIYDEKLKYSKIYDYQYKKGTGLREIRVSSLIHEKSFKALVDLPEFEPKTYDKLLKRIAGISIGNLYGKDSKMLRCTKLPKNYDSWIEYRNFLLETYPIENKKWIFQKRFQKHLENEYVARQQCKQLILNDYENNLPVDNRKDPRLEKLKKWRAIL; translated from the coding sequence GTGAAGCGATCTATGATAAAGCAAATGTATTCTAATAAAAATGTTCTTGAGGTATCAAAAGAAAGAATAAGTTTCCTTTTTGATAACTTTAAAAATATATGTGTTTCTATTTCTGGTGGAAAAGATAGCACAGTTTTGGCATATCTCACTTTAAAAGAAGCTGTTAAAAGAAATAGAAAAGTAGGATTATTTTTTTTAGATGAAGAAGTTGTCTATAGCAGTACAGTAAAACAAATAAAATATTTAATGAATCTTTTTCCCCAAAACACTATAAACTACTGGCTTCAAGTGGAATTTAATCTTACTAATGCTACAAGTATCACAGAAGGGCAGCTTAAGTGCTGGGAAAAAAATAAATCTCATTTATGGATGCGACCTAAAGAAAAAAATTCTATTCAAAATAAACCATGGGATATAGAAACTGAAACTGTAAGAGATAAAAATAAAGGCTTTGGGTTTTATGATGCAATAGATAATTTCCAAAAACTAAAGAGTGATACCATTTTTTTAGTTGGTTTAAGAGCAACGGAAAGCCCAAATCGCTGGGGAGCTGTTGTAAAAAATCCTGTAGATGTAAATGGAACTCTTATTTATTGGGGAACAAAATTAAAATATGGAAGTTTTTCTTTTTATCCTATATATGATTGGAATTTTCATGATATATGGAAATATATTTACGATGAAAAATTAAAATATTCTAAAATATATGACTATCAATATAAAAAAGGGACAGGACTAAGAGAAATAAGAGTGTCCTCATTAATACATGAAAAAAGTTTTAAAGCATTGGTTGATCTTCCTGAATTTGAACCTAAAACTTATGATAAGCTTCTCAAAAGAATAGCTGGAATAAGTATTGGAAATCTTTATGGAAAAGACAGCAAAATGTTAAGATGTACAAAACTTCCTAAAAATTATGATTCTTGGATAGAATATAGAAATTTTTTATTAGAAACATATCCCATTGAAAATAAAAAATGGATATTTCAAAAAAGATTTCAAAAACATTTGGAAAATGAGTATGTTGCAAGACAGCAATGTAAACAGCTTATACTAAATGATTATGAAAATAATTTACCAGTAGATAATAGAAAAGACCCAAGATTAGAAAAACTAAAAAAATGGAGAGCAATACTATGA
- the cdd gene encoding Cytidine deaminase: protein MEKYREILDKAFSAMNNAYAPYSNYYVGACVKTKDGKYFIGANVENASYGLTNCAERNAIFQTYSQGYRKEDIEAIAIVSRGKTLATPCGACRQVLVELLNGNTPILLSNGEEEMITNIEELLPMSFTSDDL from the coding sequence ATGGAAAAATATAGAGAGATATTAGATAAAGCTTTCTCAGCTATGAATAATGCTTATGCTCCATATTCCAATTATTATGTAGGAGCCTGTGTAAAAACAAAAGATGGTAAATATTTTATAGGAGCCAATGTGGAAAATGCTTCTTATGGATTAACTAACTGTGCAGAAAGGAATGCAATATTTCAGACATATTCACAAGGCTATAGAAAGGAAGATATAGAAGCTATTGCAATTGTGAGCAGAGGAAAAACTCTTGCAACACCATGTGGTGCATGCAGGCAGGTGTTAGTAGAACTTTTAAATGGAAATACACCTATTCTATTATCAAATGGTGAAGAAGAGATGATAACAAATATAGAAGAACTTTTACCAATGTCATTTACAAGTGATGACTTATAA
- the deoD gene encoding Purine nucleoside phosphorylase deoD-type — MSTPHNQASLGEIAKNVLMPGDPLRAKFIADTFLTNVKQVNSVRNMLAFTGEYKGKEITVMASGMGMPSIGIYSYELYKVYGVENIIRVGSAGSYIENLNIYDVVLAESAWSESSFAHTQNGFKGDTIFPSTELNKKILETAGKLGVKIHLDKIHSSDVFYRESNVDGFKELYAKHGCVCVEMESFALFHNAAVLGKNAACLLTISDSFVTKQETTPEERQSSFINMMKVALETFC, encoded by the coding sequence ATGTCTACACCACACAATCAAGCAAGTCTTGGAGAAATAGCAAAAAATGTTCTTATGCCAGGAGATCCTTTAAGAGCAAAATTTATAGCAGATACATTTTTAACAAATGTAAAACAAGTGAATTCTGTAAGAAATATGCTTGCCTTTACAGGAGAATATAAAGGGAAAGAAATAACTGTTATGGCTTCTGGAATGGGAATGCCATCTATTGGAATATATTCATATGAGCTGTATAAAGTATATGGAGTTGAAAATATAATTCGTGTAGGTTCAGCAGGATCTTACATAGAAAATTTGAATATATATGATGTAGTACTTGCAGAGAGTGCATGGAGTGAATCAAGTTTTGCTCATACACAAAATGGTTTTAAGGGAGATACAATTTTTCCAAGTACTGAATTGAATAAAAAAATACTGGAAACAGCAGGAAAATTAGGTGTAAAAATACATTTGGATAAAATACATTCAAGTGATGTATTCTACAGAGAAAGTAATGTAGATGGATTTAAAGAACTTTATGCTAAACATGGATGTGTTTGTGTAGAGATGGAAAGTTTTGCACTTTTCCATAATGCAGCAGTTTTGGGAAAAAATGCTGCATGTCTTTTGACTATATCAGATTCTTTTGTAACTAAACAAGAAACTACACCAGAGGAGAGGCAATCATCTTTTATAAATATGATGAAAGTAGCTCTTGAAACATTCTGTTGA